In the genome of Actinomadura graeca, one region contains:
- the rpsH gene encoding 30S ribosomal protein S8 → MTMTDPIADMLTRLRNANSAYHDQVAMPYSKIKAHIAEILQQEGYISGWSVEDAEVGKKLNIELKFGPTRERSIAGIKRVSKPGLRVYAKKDNLPKVLGGLGVAIISTSSGLMTDRQAGKRGVGGEVLAYVW, encoded by the coding sequence ATGACGATGACCGACCCGATCGCAGACATGCTGACGCGTCTGCGGAACGCGAATTCGGCGTACCACGACCAGGTGGCGATGCCGTACTCGAAGATCAAGGCGCACATCGCCGAGATCCTCCAGCAGGAGGGCTACATCTCGGGCTGGAGCGTGGAGGACGCCGAGGTCGGAAAGAAGCTCAACATCGAGCTCAAGTTCGGCCCGACCCGCGAGCGTTCGATCGCCGGGATCAAGCGCGTCTCCAAGCCGGGTCTGCGCGTGTACGCGAAGAAGGACAACCTGCCCAAGGTCCTCGGCGGACTGGGCGTCGCGATCATCTCGACGTCCTCCGGCCTGATGACGGACCGGCAGGCGGGCAAGCGCGGCGTGGGCGGGGAAGTCCTCGCCTACGTCTGGTGA
- the rplF gene encoding 50S ribosomal protein L6, with protein MSRIGRLPIAVPGGVEVKLDGREVTVKGPKGTLSHTVADPIEVRLEDGQVTVSRPSDVSTVRALHGLTRSLINNMVVGVTEGYKKTLVIQGVGYRVAAKGKNLEFSLGYSHPITVEPPEGISFTVERPTQLIVEGIDKQKVGEVAANIRKLRKPDPYKGKGVRYEGEQIRRKVGKAGK; from the coding sequence ATGTCTCGAATCGGACGTCTCCCCATCGCCGTGCCCGGTGGCGTCGAGGTGAAGCTCGACGGCCGGGAGGTCACCGTCAAGGGGCCGAAGGGCACGCTGTCGCACACCGTCGCCGACCCCATCGAGGTCCGGCTGGAGGACGGCCAGGTGACCGTGTCCCGGCCGAGCGACGTGAGCACGGTGCGCGCCCTGCACGGGCTCACCCGGTCGCTGATCAACAACATGGTCGTCGGTGTGACCGAGGGCTACAAGAAGACCCTGGTCATCCAGGGCGTCGGTTACCGCGTGGCGGCCAAGGGCAAGAACCTGGAGTTCTCGCTCGGGTACAGCCACCCGATCACCGTGGAGCCCCCGGAGGGGATCTCCTTCACGGTGGAGCGGCCGACCCAGCTGATCGTCGAGGGCATCGACAAGCAGAAGGTCGGCGAGGTCGCCGCGAACATCCGCAAGCTGCGCAAGCCCGACCCGTACAAGGGCAAGGGCGTGCGGTACGAGGGTGAGCAGATCCGCCGCAAGGTCGGAAAGGCTGGTAAGTAG
- the rplR gene encoding 50S ribosomal protein L18, with amino-acid sequence MAGTKTLAGKATSRRALSRKRRHLRVRKKVVGSAARPRLVVTRSSRHVFVQVIDDDKGHTLASASTMEADLRAESGDKTAKSRKVGELVARRAQDAGVSAVVFDRGGNKYHGRIAAVADGAREGGLEL; translated from the coding sequence ATGGCAGGCACCAAGACCCTGGCCGGAAAGGCCACGAGCCGACGCGCGCTGTCCCGCAAGCGCCGGCACCTGCGGGTCCGGAAGAAGGTCGTCGGCAGCGCCGCGCGTCCCCGCCTGGTCGTGACCCGCTCCAGCCGGCACGTGTTCGTCCAGGTCATCGACGACGACAAGGGCCACACGCTGGCCTCCGCGTCGACGATGGAGGCGGACCTGCGCGCCGAGTCCGGCGACAAGACGGCCAAGTCCCGCAAGGTCGGCGAGCTCGTCGCCCGCCGCGCCCAGGACGCCGGTGTGTCCGCGGTCGTGTTCGACCGCGGCGGCAACAAGTACCACGGCCGCATCGCCGCAGTGGCGGACGGTGCGCGCGAGGGGGGCCTGGAGCTGTGA
- the rpsE gene encoding 30S ribosomal protein S5, which yields MMAAQRRGGGQGGDRRDGRRDDRRGGADKGQSYIEKVVAINRVAKVVKGGRRFSFTALVIVGDGNGTVGVGYGKAKEVPAAIAKGVEEAKKHFFKVPRIQGTIPHLVQARDAAGEVLLRPASPGTGVIAGGPVRAVLECAGIHDVLSKSLGSDNAINIVHATIAGLKALKRPEEIAAKRGLPIEDVAPAAMLRARAAGSEPRAEAASS from the coding sequence CTGATGGCAGCGCAGAGGCGTGGCGGCGGTCAGGGTGGCGACCGTCGCGACGGCCGCCGCGACGACCGCCGCGGTGGCGCCGACAAGGGCCAGTCGTACATCGAGAAGGTCGTGGCGATCAACCGTGTCGCCAAGGTCGTCAAGGGCGGCCGTCGCTTCAGCTTCACCGCCCTGGTGATCGTCGGTGACGGCAACGGCACCGTCGGCGTCGGCTACGGCAAGGCCAAGGAGGTGCCCGCGGCCATCGCCAAGGGCGTCGAGGAGGCCAAGAAGCACTTCTTCAAGGTCCCGCGGATCCAGGGCACCATCCCGCACCTGGTGCAGGCGCGCGACGCGGCGGGCGAGGTCCTGCTGCGTCCGGCCAGCCCCGGTACCGGCGTCATCGCCGGTGGCCCGGTGCGCGCGGTGCTGGAGTGCGCGGGCATCCACGACGTGCTGAGCAAGTCGCTGGGCAGCGACAACGCGATCAACATCGTGCACGCGACGATCGCGGGCCTCAAGGCGCTCAAGCGCCCGGAGGAGATCGCCGCCAAGCGCGGGCTGCCGATCGAGGACGTCGCGCCCGCCGCCATGCTGCGGGCCCGCGCCGCGGGCAGCGAGCCGAGGGCGGAGGCCGCGAGCTCATGA
- the rpmD gene encoding 50S ribosomal protein L30, protein MSNLKITQTKSVISEKQNQRDTLRTLGLKKIGQSVVREDRPEVLGMIRTVAHLVIVEEVD, encoded by the coding sequence ATGAGCAACTTGAAGATCACGCAGACGAAGTCCGTGATCAGCGAGAAGCAGAACCAGCGTGACACGCTGCGCACCCTCGGCCTGAAGAAGATCGGGCAGAGCGTCGTCCGCGAGGACCGCCCCGAGGTGCTCGGCATGATCCGGACGGTGGCGCACCTGGTCATCGTCGAGGAGGTCGACTGA
- the rplO gene encoding 50S ribosomal protein L15 → MAADLEKETPATEGTPLKVHDLRPAPGARKAKVRKGRGEASKGKTAGRGTKGTKARSTVPVGFEGGQMPLIRRVPKLKGFKNPNRVEFQVVNLDKLAALYPDGGEVTAEDLAARGAVRRGRPVKILGTGEISVAVQVKVHAFSSAAKEKIAAAGGTTDEL, encoded by the coding sequence ATGGCGGCTGATCTCGAGAAGGAGACCCCGGCCACCGAGGGCACGCCCCTCAAGGTGCACGACCTGCGTCCGGCCCCCGGCGCCAGGAAGGCCAAGGTCCGCAAGGGCCGCGGCGAGGCGTCCAAGGGCAAGACCGCGGGCCGCGGCACCAAGGGCACCAAGGCCCGCTCGACCGTCCCCGTCGGTTTCGAGGGCGGCCAGATGCCGCTGATCCGCCGGGTTCCGAAGCTCAAGGGCTTCAAGAACCCGAACCGGGTCGAGTTCCAGGTCGTGAACCTGGACAAGCTCGCCGCCCTCTACCCCGACGGGGGCGAGGTCACCGCGGAGGACCTGGCGGCCAGGGGCGCGGTGCGCCGCGGACGCCCGGTGAAGATCCTCGGTACCGGCGAGATCTCCGTCGCGGTCCAGGTGAAGGTCCACGCCTTTTCCTCCGCCGCGAAGGAGAAGATCGCCGCAGCCGGTGGAACCACCGACGAGCTGTAG
- the secY gene encoding preprotein translocase subunit SecY, whose translation MLTAFARAFRTPDLRKKLLFTLLMIVVFRIGSILPTPNVNVKVLKDTADAAKDQNQLYGLVDLFSGGALLKLSVFALGIMPYITASIILQLLTVVIPRLEALKKEGQAGTTKITQYTRYLTIGLAILQATGIVAMASTGQLFQGVSGGGDVLYDTGVFPIITMVICMVAGTSVIMWLGELVTDRGVGNGMSILIFTQVVAVFPAQFWSIYQTKNGFVFAIVVLVGLAIMAGVVFVEQAQRRIPVQYAKRMVGRRMYGGTSTYIPLKVNQAGIIPVIFASSLLYLPVLATQLWPNTKWLQKIQPYLQPSNAWHMAVFFVFIIFFTYFYVAITFNPTEVADNMKKYGGFIPGIRPGRPTAEYLDYVLTRITTPGALYLGLVALIPMVAFSLLKASQDFPFGGTSILIVVGVGLDTVKQIESQLQQRNYEGFLR comes from the coding sequence GTGCTGACCGCGTTCGCTCGGGCTTTCCGTACGCCTGACCTGCGTAAAAAGCTGTTGTTCACGTTGCTGATGATCGTGGTGTTCCGGATCGGATCGATCCTGCCGACACCCAACGTGAACGTGAAGGTGCTCAAGGACACCGCCGACGCGGCCAAGGACCAGAACCAGCTCTACGGCCTTGTTGACCTGTTCAGTGGCGGTGCGTTGCTGAAGCTGTCGGTGTTCGCGCTGGGGATCATGCCCTACATCACCGCGAGCATCATCCTGCAGTTGCTGACCGTCGTGATCCCCCGTCTGGAGGCCCTCAAGAAGGAGGGCCAGGCCGGCACGACGAAGATCACCCAGTACACGCGTTACCTGACGATCGGGCTGGCGATCCTCCAGGCCACCGGCATCGTGGCGATGGCGAGCACCGGGCAGCTGTTCCAGGGCGTCTCCGGCGGCGGCGACGTGCTGTACGACACCGGCGTCTTCCCGATCATCACGATGGTGATCTGCATGGTGGCGGGCACCTCGGTCATCATGTGGCTGGGCGAGCTGGTCACCGACCGCGGCGTCGGCAACGGCATGTCCATCCTGATCTTCACGCAGGTGGTCGCGGTCTTCCCGGCGCAGTTCTGGAGCATCTACCAGACCAAGAACGGCTTCGTCTTCGCGATCGTCGTCCTCGTGGGCCTGGCCATCATGGCCGGGGTCGTGTTCGTCGAGCAGGCGCAGCGCCGCATTCCCGTCCAGTACGCCAAGCGGATGGTCGGACGCCGCATGTACGGCGGCACGTCCACCTACATCCCGCTGAAGGTGAACCAGGCCGGCATCATCCCGGTGATCTTCGCCTCGTCGCTGCTGTACCTGCCGGTCCTCGCCACGCAGCTGTGGCCGAACACCAAGTGGCTGCAGAAGATCCAGCCCTACCTGCAGCCCAGCAACGCCTGGCACATGGCGGTGTTCTTCGTCTTCATCATCTTCTTCACCTACTTCTACGTGGCGATCACGTTCAACCCCACTGAAGTGGCCGACAACATGAAGAAGTATGGTGGATTCATCCCAGGTATCCGTCCGGGCCGGCCGACCGCCGAGTACCTCGACTACGTGCTGACCCGGATCACCACACCCGGTGCGCTCTACCTGGGGCTCGTGGCACTGATCCCCATGGTGGCCTTCTCGCTCCTGAAGGCGAGCCAGGACTTCCCGTTCGGCGGCACGAGCATCCTCATCGTCGTCGGCGTCGGACTGGATACCGTGAAGCAGATCGAGAGTCAGCTACAGCAGCGCAACTACGAGGGCTTCCTCCGGTAG
- a CDS encoding adenylate kinase: MRIVLVGPPGAGKGTQAQFIASHLSIPKISTGDIFRANVSGGTELGRQAKQFMDRGDLVPDEVTIAMVRDRLGEDDASDGFLLDGFPRNVPQAETLKKILAEWDNRLDIVLELVVDEDEVVRRLSGRRTCDKCGRIWHVDFDDKQDDICDDCGGHLFQRDDDKEEVVMHRLEVYRHDTAPLVQFYADEDILVGIDATGPVEEVTKRALTALRPFER; the protein is encoded by the coding sequence GTGCGTATCGTGCTGGTGGGCCCCCCGGGTGCGGGCAAGGGGACGCAGGCCCAGTTCATCGCATCTCATCTGTCCATCCCGAAGATCTCGACAGGTGACATCTTCCGCGCCAACGTGAGCGGCGGCACCGAACTCGGCCGGCAGGCCAAGCAGTTCATGGACCGCGGCGACCTCGTCCCGGACGAGGTGACGATCGCGATGGTGCGCGACCGGCTCGGCGAGGACGACGCGAGCGACGGGTTCCTGCTGGACGGCTTCCCGCGCAACGTGCCGCAGGCGGAGACCCTCAAGAAGATCCTCGCCGAGTGGGACAACCGGCTGGACATCGTCCTGGAGCTGGTGGTCGACGAGGACGAGGTCGTCCGGCGGCTGTCGGGCCGGCGCACCTGCGACAAGTGCGGGCGCATCTGGCACGTCGACTTCGACGACAAGCAGGACGACATCTGCGACGACTGCGGCGGGCACCTGTTCCAGCGGGACGACGACAAGGAAGAGGTCGTCATGCACCGGCTGGAGGTGTACCGGCACGACACGGCCCCGCTGGTGCAGTTCTATGCCGACGAGGACATCCTCGTCGGCATAGACGCGACGGGCCCGGTCGAAGAGGTCACCAAGCGCGCGCTCACCGCCCTCCGCCCGTTCGAGAGGTGA